The window AAAACCTCGTCATCGCCGCAGCAGGCCCTCTTCCCGGCCAACTCACCGTCGACAGCCTTCGACAATGGACTACAATTCGGAAAGGAGTCTTCACCGAGGACTTTGACGAGCACGTCACGCATCTTCTATGCACCAGAGAACAGTTCAACCAGAAGCTCCCAAGAAGTACATTTATCTATATTGCCATTACATCTCTCAATCTGAGTTATAGAACTTATCTAACCAGATCATAGTCAAAGAGGCGCTGGCCAGAGGCAAACAACAACACATTGTCCACTGCGACTGGTTCGAAATATCTGCCGTTAACGACAAGAAAGAGCCCGAGAGAGACTATTCCATGAGAAATATCCTTGCGAAACAAAACGCCGCGAAGAGAGAATTGGCTCGAAttgagaaggggaagagagagggcgAAAGAGCTGTCAATACAAGTAAGATGTACACGTCGTATCTCCAAATTTCTGTTTAAAAAGTCTTTTGTTAAACCAATGTCACTAGATTTGTTCCACATTTACATCGACAGAGAGTTTTTCTCATATCAAATCGACATAACCcgcgatgatgacgaaaaGGGAGAGTTGGGACAACGATATACACTACATGTAAGCAATCTATCAACCATACAACAAAGCGTGTCCATTCAATAACGTGGACAAAACAAAATACAGCTCTGGGAATCCAATGCCAAACCTCATCTCTACTGGTTCACCGCCAAAttcatgaagaagaaaggagacAGCCAACCCAGCTTCCACCGTCCAAGCCCCTGCTCTGGCCCATGGCGCCGAGAAATGGATCTCTTTGTGGACTTTTTCCGCATCAAGACGGGGATCGAGTGGCAGGATCGCGTGCTGAGGCAGAAAACCATGCCGAACTCATTTTTCCAGTATTCACCGCCGGTAAGTCGAACTTGTCTCAAAGctttcttgctctttttcaCCAGCTATCAAGGGTTTGATTGGATATGAATACTAAAAAAGGGACCGTGGTTTAGACAGGCGGAAAACCCGTCGGACGCCGTCTTCGATTTTGCTACGATTATTGTCTGGAAGTAAACGCCCAGCAGCGAGGCTTGCCCTGGCCACCGATAGAAAAGGTCGCTGAAGTCGAAAATGAAGAGGCAGCTGAagccgaagacgaagacgaatACTCAGTGACGGAGCTACAAAGCCCCGTCATGAATGTTTACGATCACGACACTATTCCCGTTGACGAAGTCTACATTGTATCAAGCCCCCAGTCTCCCCCAGAATCTAGTGCCAAGggtgatgacgaagagagcCGTGTCTCGGGAGACGAAATTGAAACAGAAGAGTACGTAATGTCTCAAGAAGTTGAGGAAGTTGAGGAAGTACCGAAACAATCGCATACCGATATGATTTTGGAGTCGTCCCAGTGACTTGGTATCAGATCCAAGTCATTCACAGTTCCACTGAAAAAGGCACAGAGCtaatacatgtactcaatATGCATCTTCCTTGCGATTTCGAAATATGAGATCGAGCTTTTGACTAAAAGCAGCGACAAGAATAAATAGTTTTGATCGCCTAGTATTACATTAAGCCAAGAAATAATAACGCTTTCATCTATGCTGTACAATATCATTATCGTTACAACTGGTCCTCATCATGATCCCATCATTCAGTATCAACCTCACTCTCGCTCAAAACCTCAGTTTTGGAAATACAAATACAAACAGTATCAACGCCACCATCAAGCCATATACCCACGCATATAGCATCATCCTCCCCCACCACCCCTTCCCCTCAGTCATCTTCTTAAGGGACCCCATCCGGCCCTGTGCCGTCTCCATACTCAATTCCGACTTCTCCATGCTAGccccagcagcgccaagtAAATTTTTGTCCTCTTCGAGAGTTGCTGAGAAGCTTTTGGAGCTCTCCTTTAGCTTAGTCGCCAGATCGAGGATGGAATTCGAAATGGCGTCTTGTTCTGTTCGCTGCTGGTCGAGAATGGCCTCTGCCGTAGCTGTCGAAGCTTGGGGGCTTGCAGGTTTGCGGCGGCTGGCAAATAATGCAGCGCGAGCTGTGCTGTGGGATGAAGGAGTTGGAGAGGGGGCTGAGGAGCGGGCGCGCAATGATTGTGTCGTTTGCGTAGGGAGAACGTCGCTTGTATTCGCCTCAGCAGGTTCTATCGCGGTCGCGGTCGTGGAAGGATCGGGTATAGCTTCATTTTGCGCCGGAAGTTCGGGGGGCTCAGGCTCTGGTATTTTGGACTCTTCAAAGGAGTCTCCTCCCGGCGCATTCGACGATCGTCTTGAGTCTACACTCTCGCTCGGAGTAGGTATGATGTCCCCCAAAAGATCTTCTCCTTCGGATGAATCGTCTTCGTCTGCAGCCACCTAAGAATCATGTTAGCTTTGTCCCAAATCTTGCTGTATCAAAGACGAATTCACCTTTCTTAGGTCGTCCAACCGATCAAATAATAAGTCTAGGATTTCCCTTTGCGCTGTGAGATCGCTCTGTACATCTGCCCTCCTCCCCGGTAGCGTTTGTTCTAGCTTTGTGAGCGCTGCCCGCGCATATTGAAGGTTCTATAAAGACTCGTCAGCAGCGTAAATAGTCGCGACATATTCGTTCAGCCTTACAGCTTCGACCCTCGTCCTCTCAAACTCGCTGGTGCGCAGCCTTCGTTCACGTTCGGGACTCGGGTGTAGCACAGATTGCTTTAATCgggagaagagctgcgcAAGCTCGGCTGGAGACAGATTTGGCGGTTCGCCGGCAGGTAAATTAGGAAGTATTGCCATGATGGTCCCGAGATTGATCTGTTTGGGCTGCTGGTGAGGTTTGCGACAGAAGTTGTTCCTGGCATGAGACACCTGACGCCAAATAGGCCTGCGACATGTAGCATTACGTCGCTACAAGGGTCTGTGGCTgaagctactagtagtaggcAGTGCGCCACAATTGGCCAACCAGGCCGCTTTTGCTATACGCGATGTCACTACAAGACGAAAAGGCCTGCGTTGCTCGAGATCAGATTACCGTACAAGGCTGCTACGTAAGCTACATAAGAATTGTAGACTATATTTTCCTATTTGCAATTcagaataataaatataatatttcaCCCACGCGGGGCTGTTTCGCAATGGATCCAACTTCGAAATAAATCCATTGCGACGCTTTGCGAGCTCCGTACTTGAAAGATGCCTATTGACTGAATTCCATAATCCGCATTACGCACCCCTTGCCAGAGCTCGGCGTGGTTACTGATATCCTAAAACTTTGAATGAGATGTTCtagaaataaagaaacttGATAGGTCCATAAGACCTTGAGAACGCCGCATGCTCCGTTGTCGCTCAAACAATGattaaagaaataaattGAACCGTAATGTTGTCCATGGGCTGCGTCTCTTTCTCATCAGCTGGGTAGTAATTGCGCCGATATAGCTCTGATTCTATCAGCCATTCATCGCTTGAACCAGTAGCATAGGAGTCGGTCTCAGGCCCATATCTTGTTGGGATATTGCCAAGCCAGAGCTCTCATGACGCCCTGAATATCCGGAATTATCGCTCTGTGCATATCCGTAATGATCGTCTCCCAAGGCATCGTGAGGCTCATTTACTGGCATCAGTCGCAGCAAACTGGTAGTAGTCAGGTAAATTGCTGCAAACCGCAAGCCATTGACGGTGCCGTGTATGTGAATCagtccttctcttcatcttcatctttctttgCCAGGGAATCCTTCAGCCTTTCCTCCTGTTTTTTCCAatgccctccttcttcgtAGTCAGAGCTAATCTTAAGAGCTCTTCTTAGTCGCTCGCTTTCCTTGATCTTCGCGTCGGCCATCTCGTGCACCTGGTGCTCTTTGAACGTCTTTCTCGGCGCATTGGATTTATTCCTAGAATTCATTTCTGCAAGCAGCTTCGATCGTAATTCATCGCAGCGGCGATCgatctcctcttcctcgactCTGGGAAGTATTTTAGAACTGCAGCTTTGCTTCTTAAGCCAAGAGATCCACCtactcttcttcctcgagcTTGTCTCTCAGGTCAAACACCTTCACTTCAATTTCTCTCTTGCGATCATGTTCGAGGATCCCTTTATCGGGCTGTCTCTGCTTGTGTCGCATGTCCCGGTCCTTCGGGTACGGCGCGCCATAGTCGCGCGGCCTGACTTGGGCAAGATTTCGCTGGACGTAGCCAGAAGTGCCACTTCCTCGTGGAGTCGAAAGGCCGACGTTGTCTGACATGGCTGTTGTAATTAAAGTCGGCGATGAACGTAGATGCCTTTGTGTGTCGCGTCGAGGTTACTGCGCTCTGCTGAAGTTgggcctgcagctgcacgcAAATGTCATCATTAGCGGCTCTAGCGGCCAGTAACGACCCGAGACAGTGGAGGTTAGCACCGGGCGGTGAATCCTTTCCGCTGATAAAGCGCGGCAGAACTGGATAACGGAGGGGCAAATTGCCCCTCCAGCACTTTTCTTACCCTGCAGAATCGAGTATGAGTCAACATTTCTGAGCGTAGGACTGAATGCTCATTTAAACGGCCTTGTACATCCCCCGAGGCATCTTTTATTCCTATTCTTTTCCACAACAAACAGTTTTCAACTGGAAGCTTCTTCGAAATGCCACACCTAGCTGATAGTGATCCCGTCGAGGGCGAAGCGGCTGTCAAGTTCCCTCCCATCAGTAGAGATCATATCCAAAATTGTTCATATGAAGCATGGTTCCCCAAGTACCGGAGCTCATGTCTAAAGTCGCGGATAATACCACTATCTCCAGCATTCGTATCATATCTACACGAAGATGGCATCATTCTCGCGGATGACGATGAGACGAACGAgccagaagatgacgaatgGTCAACTGCCGCTGCTACCCATCCGCGAATCACCCCATATGAGTCCGACGAAGAGtccgacgaagaagaggaggagagccTTCCACCAAACAAACGCTTTCCGGAGATTCACGAGTTGATCAAGCAGAAAATCGCAGAGCTGGGTGGCTCCGTTGCGCCAAAGCTGAACTGGTCATCTCCAAAGGACGCCAAATGGATATCACCACACCAGAACACACTCAAATGCACATCTCCAAACGACATCTACCTCCTTCTGaagtcatcttctttcgTTTCGCACGACCTTCTTCATGCGTTTGACGATTGTACCGACGCCCCACCATTGAGACCATTCACTCCGGTTCTCGTCCTCAGACCTTTCTTCACACCTCATGTGGCCCTCGAATTTCGGTGCTTTGTAAAGCATAGATCTCTGATTGGAATTACACAGCGGGATCTCAATCACTACGAATTTCTCGAGCCGCTTCGGGGGCAGTtgtggaagaagattatCAAGTTTTTCCGCCAGAAACTGAGACTCACGTTTCCCGACTCAACCTTTGTGTTTGACATTTATATCCCTGGTAACTCTTTCGCCGAAGATGGCTTGGGGAAAGTAAGACTTATGGATATCAACCCATGGGCCCCCAGCACAGACAGCCTGCTTTTCTCATGGGAGGAGCTTCTCACAATGGAGGTTGAGAATCCGTTGTATGGGTCTGTCTCGGAAGATCAGGCAGCAGAGAGTGGAGACGAGACTACGGcagacgagatggatgatgacgagtACGACCCGGACCGCCAGCCAGAAGTCCGCATCGTCAAGAAGAATGATCCGGAAGCGTACAACTTCAGCTCGCCGCAGTACTCAGCTCATAAACTGCCTAAAGAAGTCGTCGACGCCAGTCtggctggagaagggggTCTACGGGAATTTGCCCAGCGATGGAAGGAGATTACAGAAGGCAGAGCTCAAGGCATCTGGGAGCAGCCAAACTCTAGAGCATAAACCAGAATGAAGTCATACAATCATCAATCCTAGGGCAAAATCAATACAAAGGCTGGTATGCCCTTCAAAAGTGAACCGAAAGTGACTTGGCTCTGATGACATGAGCACATTTGAGAAGCATTGGAGTGACGAAGAAATATGACACAGTGCGAGGTTGGCCAGTCAATGGAAAATGATATGCCAAAGCACAGTATCAGCACAATTTCTGCCTAAATTCCCCACGCGTTCTTCGCGTTGCCAGGTTTCTGCAGCTGCGCCCAGCTGTTGCCACTCCCACCCAaactcatcgccatcacatCTCACTTACACGCCCATCTGCCGCGAGCTCGAAGAAATCCCGAGCCTCACTGGGCATCAGATATCGTCACCAATTGCCCGTCATGCCAAGCCGACCGCGCCCCAACAAAGTGACCAAGCCCTCTCCCGGGCCTGGCACTCGTCGGGCCAGCCGCTCCTCTCTATCGATTGCTGCTcaagagcagctcaagcAATACGCAAAGGAGGCTGCCAATGCCAACAACCAAGACATCACTGCCCTCGACACCTCAATTGCTGAAGCTGATCCTCTCGAAGAGACTCAAATTGACAGCATTGATAAGTTCACGGCCGTCAACCTGCTCGCAAATGGGGGCTCCAT is drawn from Trichoderma atroviride chromosome 7, complete sequence and contains these coding sequences:
- a CDS encoding uncharacterized protein (EggNog:ENOG41~TransMembrane:1 (o303-327i)), coding for MAILPNLPAGEPPNLSPAELAQLFSRLKQSVLHPSPERERRLRTSEFERTRVEANLQYARAALTKLEQTLPGRRADVQSDLTAQREILDLLFDRLDDLRKVAADEDDSSEGEDLLGDIIPTPSESVDSRRSSNAPGGDSFEESKIPEPEPPELPAQNEAIPDPSTTATAIEPAEANTSDVLPTQTTQSLRARSSAPSPTPSSHSTARAALFASRRKPASPQASTATAEAILDQQRTEQDAISNSILDLATKLKESSKSFSATLEEDKNLLGAAGASMEKSELSMETAQGRMGSLKKMTEGKGWWGRMMLYAWVYGLMVALILFVFVFPKLRF
- a CDS encoding uncharacterized protein (EggNog:ENOG41~BUSCO:EOG092D4X1O); this translates as MSDNVGLSTPRGSGTSGYVQRNLAQVRPRDYGAPYPKDRDMRHKQRQPDKGILEHDRKREIEVKVFDLRDKLEEEEVEEEEIDRRCDELRSKLLAEMNSRNKSNAPRKTFKEHQVHEMADAKIKESERLRRALKISSDYEEGGHWKKQEERLKDSLAKKDEDEEKD
- a CDS encoding uncharacterized protein (EggNog:ENOG41~BUSCO:EOG092D37F4), encoding MPHLADSDPVEGEAAVKFPPISRDHIQNCSYEAWFPKYRSSCLKSRIIPLSPAFVSYLHEDGIILADDDETNEPEDDEWSTAAATHPRITPYESDEESDEEEEESLPPNKRFPEIHELIKQKIAELGGSVAPKLNWSSPKDAKWISPHQNTLKCTSPNDIYLLLKSSSFVSHDLLHAFDDCTDAPPLRPFTPVLVLRPFFTPHVALEFRCFVKHRSLIGITQRDLNHYEFLEPLRGQLWKKIIKFFRQKLRLTFPDSTFVFDIYIPGNSFAEDGLGKVRLMDINPWAPSTDSLLFSWEELLTMEVENPLYGSVSEDQAAESGDETTADEMDDDEYDPDRQPEVRIVKKNDPEAYNFSSPQYSAHKLPKEVVDASLAGEGGLREFAQRWKEITEGRAQGIWEQPNSRA
- a CDS encoding uncharacterized protein (EggNog:ENOG41), whose translation is MPRRIFKNLVIAAAGPLPGQLTVDSLRQWTTIRKGVFTEDFDEHVTHLLCTREQFNQKLPRIKEALARGKQQHIVHCDWFEISAVNDKKEPERDYSMRNILAKQNAAKRELARIEKGKREGERAVNTNLFHIYIDREFFSYQIDITRDDDEKGELGQRYTLHLWESNAKPHLYWFTAKFMKKKGDSQPSFHRPSPCSGPWRREMDLFVDFFRIKTGIEWQDRVLRQKTMPNSFFQYSPPTGGKPVGRRLRFCYDYCLEVNAQQRGLPWPPIEKVAEVENEEAAEAEDEDEYSVTELQSPVMNVYDHDTIPVDEVYIVSSPQSPPESSAKGDDEESRVSGDEIETEEYVMSQEVEEVEEVPKQSHTDMILESSQ